One window of Vicinamibacterales bacterium genomic DNA carries:
- a CDS encoding (2Fe-2S)-binding protein, which translates to MAITVTVNGTIQTLDVEPEMPLLWALRETLGLTGTKYGCGISACGACTVHLDGRPVRSCVLPVSAANGKSVTTIEGLAQAGTLHKVQQAWLAHQVPQCGYCQSGLIMAAAALLEKTPNPTDDEIDEGLTNICRCGTFARVRAAIHAAAQNEGAGS; encoded by the coding sequence ATGGCCATCACGGTAACCGTCAACGGCACGATCCAGACGCTCGACGTCGAGCCGGAGATGCCCCTCCTGTGGGCGCTTCGCGAGACGCTCGGACTCACCGGCACCAAGTACGGCTGCGGCATCTCCGCCTGCGGGGCGTGCACCGTCCACCTGGACGGCCGTCCGGTGCGTTCGTGCGTGCTGCCCGTCTCCGCCGCCAACGGCAAGAGCGTGACGACCATTGAAGGGCTGGCGCAGGCCGGCACGCTCCACAAGGTGCAGCAGGCCTGGCTCGCGCATCAGGTGCCGCAGTGCGGCTACTGCCAGTCGGGCCTGATCATGGCCGCCGCGGCGCTGCTGGAAAAGACGCCGAACCCCACTGACGACGAGATCGACGAGGGCCTGACGAACATCTGCCGGTGCGGCACGTTCGCCCGCGTGCGCGCCGCCATCCACGCCGCCGCGCAGAACGAAGGAGCGGGGTCGTGA
- a CDS encoding ankyrin repeat domain-containing protein produces the protein MRKVIRGTFVAGVMAVGLSALLSAAGTAPVADARLRGEAASAGPAEATADAPVAEAAARGDKIAVKALLKSAADVNAAQGDGMTALHWAAMNGDLELAQMLVFAGANVRATTRLGAYTPLFLASQRGHGPVIEALIKAGSDVKAGTPNGTSPLMVAAASGNVDAVKALVDAGADVNAPDGVRSQTPLMYAAASNRADVISYLASKGADLKAASKVSDLANLSREGLGFGGNPQVPGAPPPGGAPPAAGGARRPPMPGVDRNYQLNELINAHGGLTPLLFAVRQGYLDSTSALLKSGADVNQVSAGDKTSPLLMAVINGHFDLAQQLLDRGANPSLASVNGVTPLYGVLNVEWAPKALYPQPRAHMQQKTGYLDLMKSLIDKGADANARLKMKVWYSGYSFDLSGVDEIGASVFWRAAYASDIAAMKMLVAAGADPNVPTIKPAGRPRFGDAVEREVKDVSGLPAVPIGGPSVTPLHATAGVGYGEGFAANSHRFAPSGMLAAVKYLVEELGADVNAADHEGNTALHHAAARGDNEMILYLVSKGANVMAVDREGRTTVDMANGAVQRVQPYPETIALLEKLGAKNNHKCVSC, from the coding sequence ATGCGCAAAGTGATTCGCGGAACGTTCGTCGCTGGTGTGATGGCTGTGGGCTTGTCGGCGCTGCTATCGGCAGCAGGCACGGCGCCGGTGGCTGACGCCCGCCTTCGCGGCGAAGCCGCTTCGGCGGGGCCCGCCGAAGCAACTGCAGATGCTCCGGTTGCGGAGGCGGCCGCTCGCGGTGACAAGATCGCCGTGAAGGCGCTATTGAAGTCGGCGGCCGACGTCAACGCTGCGCAGGGCGACGGCATGACGGCGCTGCACTGGGCGGCGATGAACGGCGACCTCGAGCTGGCGCAGATGCTCGTGTTCGCCGGCGCCAACGTCCGCGCCACCACGCGCCTCGGCGCCTACACGCCGCTGTTCCTCGCCAGCCAGCGGGGCCACGGACCGGTCATCGAGGCCCTGATCAAGGCCGGGAGCGACGTCAAGGCCGGCACCCCCAACGGCACCTCGCCGCTGATGGTGGCCGCCGCCTCGGGCAACGTGGACGCGGTGAAGGCGCTGGTGGACGCCGGCGCCGATGTCAACGCCCCGGACGGCGTGCGCTCGCAGACGCCGCTGATGTATGCCGCGGCTTCGAACCGCGCCGACGTCATCAGCTATCTCGCCTCGAAGGGCGCCGATCTCAAGGCCGCCAGCAAGGTGTCGGACCTCGCCAACCTGAGCCGCGAAGGCCTGGGCTTCGGCGGCAACCCGCAGGTGCCCGGCGCGCCGCCGCCTGGCGGTGCGCCGCCCGCCGCGGGAGGCGCCCGCCGCCCGCCCATGCCTGGCGTGGACCGTAACTACCAGCTCAACGAGTTGATCAACGCCCACGGCGGCCTGACCCCGTTGCTGTTTGCCGTTCGCCAGGGCTACCTGGATTCGACCTCGGCGCTGCTCAAGTCCGGCGCCGACGTCAACCAGGTGTCGGCCGGCGACAAGACCAGCCCGCTGCTGATGGCGGTGATCAACGGCCACTTCGACCTGGCGCAGCAGCTGCTGGACCGGGGCGCGAACCCCAGTCTCGCCAGCGTCAACGGCGTCACGCCGCTCTACGGCGTGCTGAACGTGGAATGGGCGCCGAAGGCGCTCTATCCGCAGCCGCGCGCGCACATGCAGCAGAAGACCGGCTATCTCGACTTGATGAAGAGCCTGATCGACAAGGGCGCCGACGCCAACGCGCGCTTGAAGATGAAGGTCTGGTATTCCGGCTACAGCTTCGACCTGTCGGGCGTCGATGAGATTGGTGCCAGCGTGTTCTGGCGCGCCGCCTACGCCAGCGATATCGCGGCGATGAAGATGCTGGTGGCGGCCGGCGCCGATCCGAACGTGCCCACCATCAAACCGGCCGGGCGGCCGCGTTTCGGCGATGCGGTCGAGCGCGAAGTGAAGGACGTGTCGGGGCTGCCCGCGGTGCCCATCGGCGGTCCGTCGGTCACGCCGCTTCACGCCACGGCGGGCGTCGGCTACGGCGAAGGCTTCGCCGCCAACTCACACCGCTTCGCGCCCAGCGGCATGCTGGCCGCCGTCAAATACCTGGTGGAAGAACTCGGTGCCGACGTCAACGCCGCCGACCACGAAGGCAACACCGCGCTGCACCATGCGGCGGCGCGCGGCGACAACGAAATGATTCTCTACCTGGTGTCGAAAGGCGCCAACGTCATGGCCGTCGATCGCGAGGGGAGAACGACCGTCGACATGGCCAATGGCGCAGTGCAGCGCGTGCAACCCTATCCCGAGACCATCGCCCTCCTGGAAAAGCTCGGAGCAAAGAATAACCATAAGTGCGTTTCCTGTTAG
- the lon gene encoding endopeptidase La has translation MATYRLIALDDTVVFPGMPVTLSVDPGADTHVLLLPRRGRDYAKVGVVAEVSERVKLGGRRFAVSLMGLHRAVPGAATTGADGSLRVDVTELSDTPAPASLTHDLESEYRAVVEELLQLRGDDGRISAFLRSITDAGALADTAGYSPDLSVDQKIDLLETLDIVERLTLAVRLQKERLTDLQLRKRIRDDVDSGAQKQQREYFLNKQMDAIRKELGHDEASVADEYRKKIAAAAMPEKIQQQAERELSRFERMGDSNAEASMIRTYLDWLLAVPWAKRSEERLDPAYARQVLDADHAGLDDVKTRITEYLAVRKLRAERGLSDDKRSGAILTLVGPPGTGKTSIGESIARATGRQFVRMSLGGVRDEAEIRGHRRTYIGALPGRLVRALRDAGTMNPVIMLDEVDKLGADWRGDPSAALLEVLDPAQNHAFGDHYLDVEIDLSHVLFIATANVADRIPGPLLDRMEVIQFDGYTIDEKVAIARGYLWPRQVERNGLVPDDVTTTDEVLRLVVSEYTREAGVRQLEREIGTLLRKTAASVATATAAKPVVIDEAAVRQALGRQKVFHEVAARTATPGVATGLAVTGVGGDVLFVEAASMAGSGGLVLTGQLGDVMKESARIALTYVRSHAAPLGIPDDAFAGKEFHLHVPAGAVPKDGPSAGVTMVTALASLLTGRSVKSTIGMTGEVTLQGRVLPIGGLKQKVLAAHAAGLTEVILPERNAPDLDDVPADVREHMRFHAVSTIDEVLALALEPEVLAKAA, from the coding sequence ATGGCTACCTATCGACTGATCGCCCTCGACGACACCGTGGTCTTCCCCGGCATGCCGGTCACCCTGTCCGTGGATCCGGGCGCCGACACGCACGTGCTGCTGCTGCCGCGGCGCGGCCGCGACTACGCCAAGGTCGGCGTCGTCGCCGAGGTCTCCGAGCGCGTCAAGCTCGGCGGCCGCCGGTTCGCCGTGTCGCTGATGGGTCTCCACCGCGCGGTGCCTGGCGCGGCCACTACCGGCGCGGATGGCAGTCTGCGGGTGGACGTGACCGAGCTTTCCGATACCCCCGCGCCCGCCAGTCTCACCCACGATCTCGAGAGCGAATATCGCGCCGTGGTCGAGGAACTGCTGCAGTTGCGCGGCGACGACGGGCGCATCAGCGCGTTCCTGCGTTCGATTACCGATGCCGGCGCGCTGGCTGACACGGCGGGCTACTCGCCGGACCTCAGCGTGGACCAGAAGATCGACCTGCTCGAGACGCTCGACATCGTCGAGCGGCTGACGCTGGCCGTACGCCTCCAGAAGGAACGGCTGACCGACCTGCAGCTGCGCAAGCGGATCCGTGACGACGTCGATTCTGGCGCCCAGAAGCAGCAGCGCGAGTACTTCCTGAACAAGCAGATGGACGCGATCCGCAAGGAGCTCGGCCACGACGAAGCCTCGGTCGCCGACGAGTACCGCAAGAAGATTGCCGCCGCGGCGATGCCCGAGAAGATCCAGCAGCAGGCGGAACGCGAGCTGTCGCGATTTGAACGGATGGGCGACTCGAATGCCGAAGCGTCGATGATCCGCACCTACCTCGACTGGCTGCTGGCCGTGCCATGGGCGAAGCGATCGGAAGAGCGCCTCGACCCGGCCTACGCCCGCCAGGTGCTCGACGCCGACCATGCCGGCCTGGACGACGTCAAGACGCGCATCACCGAGTACCTCGCGGTGCGTAAGCTCCGCGCCGAACGCGGGTTGTCGGATGACAAGCGCTCGGGCGCCATCCTGACGCTGGTCGGCCCTCCGGGCACCGGCAAGACCTCGATCGGTGAATCGATCGCGCGGGCCACCGGCCGCCAGTTCGTCCGGATGTCGCTCGGCGGCGTCCGCGACGAGGCGGAGATTCGCGGCCACCGGCGCACCTACATCGGCGCGCTGCCCGGACGCCTCGTCCGCGCGCTGCGCGATGCCGGCACCATGAACCCGGTGATCATGCTCGACGAGGTGGACAAGCTCGGCGCCGACTGGCGCGGGGACCCCTCGGCCGCGCTGCTCGAAGTGCTCGACCCGGCGCAGAACCACGCGTTCGGCGATCACTATCTCGACGTCGAGATTGACCTTTCGCACGTGCTGTTCATCGCCACGGCCAACGTGGCTGACCGGATCCCCGGTCCGCTGCTCGACCGCATGGAGGTGATCCAGTTCGACGGCTACACCATCGACGAGAAGGTCGCGATTGCCCGCGGTTATCTGTGGCCGCGGCAGGTCGAGCGCAACGGCCTCGTCCCGGACGACGTGACGACCACGGACGAAGTGCTCCGGCTCGTCGTGAGCGAGTACACGCGCGAGGCCGGCGTCCGTCAGCTCGAGCGCGAGATCGGGACGCTGTTGCGCAAGACGGCCGCGTCGGTGGCGACCGCCACCGCGGCCAAGCCGGTGGTGATCGACGAGGCGGCGGTGCGACAGGCGCTGGGTCGCCAGAAGGTCTTCCACGAAGTGGCGGCGCGCACGGCGACACCGGGTGTCGCGACCGGCCTGGCCGTCACGGGCGTGGGCGGCGACGTGCTGTTCGTCGAGGCGGCCTCGATGGCCGGCTCGGGCGGCCTCGTGCTCACCGGCCAGTTGGGCGACGTAATGAAGGAGTCGGCACGCATCGCGCTGACCTACGTGCGAAGCCACGCCGCGCCGCTGGGCATCCCCGATGACGCCTTCGCCGGCAAGGAGTTCCACCTCCACGTGCCGGCCGGCGCCGTGCCGAAAGACGGCCCCAGCGCGGGCGTCACGATGGTAACCGCGCTTGCTTCGCTGCTGACCGGCCGATCGGTCAAGAGCACGATTGGCATGACCGGCGAGGTCACGCTCCAGGGCCGCGTGTTGCCAATCGGCGGCCTGAAACAGAAGGTGCTGGCGGCGCACGCGGCGGGGCTCACCGAAGTGATTCTGCCCGAACGCAACGCGCCCGACCTGGACGACGTCCCGGCCGACGTGCGCGAGCACATGCGCTTCCACGCGGTAAGCACGATCGACGAGGTGCTGGCCCTGGCGCTCGAGCCGGAGGTGTTGGCGAAGGCCGCCTGA
- a CDS encoding molybdopterin cofactor-binding domain-containing protein yields the protein MNKWTRRAFIGAGTVAGGGFLLGVAGFTFAPSRHSLVSADAAERGQLTTWITITPDNFVTILIPHCEMGQGTPTALAMMAAEELEADWSLVRVQEAPALDEYANGYIIRAMGGGYVPAVLGRGVDYGAYKLTEWIGLMVTGGSTAVRGTGEWGMRVAGGAAKEMLLAAAAQQWGVPASECAAKGSRVTHAASGRGSTFGELARSAATQSVPTSPALKDPGTFTIRRTSVPRRDLPSKVDGSAKYAIDFTTPGMLYAAVEIAPVQGGKLVSVDTTPAESMPGVKKVVKLDEAVAVVADSFWRARRALAALKPEFSDAGHGDVSTASIFAAFDKALGAPPEVPKGAAKVVTADYRAPFLAHATMEPMVCTVKVEGDHAEVWTGVQDPLNARSVAAKALGIDVENVRLTNFLLGGGFGRRLPFTFDYVDLAARVAKAVSPTAVKTIWTRENDTRHDYYRPAAMSRHAGALDANGVPLAAHSNYTGGGNSEAVFMPYAIAEKDTDEKKADHPIRLGQWRSVLNSQHGFFKESFIDEMAIAAGKDPFEFRRGLLGEQPRFKAALEKAAAMSGWGTPLPPGEGRGIAICESFGSIAAEVVHVAVSPEGKLKVLNVYAAVDCGDVVNIDSATAQVEGGIIYALSAALLSEINIAQGRIVETNFRDYPMIHIADAPKVTTAFIRSDAALGGLGEPPVPPLAPALANAIHAATGIRVRELPIRKTPLKL from the coding sequence GTGAACAAGTGGACCAGGCGCGCCTTTATTGGCGCCGGCACCGTCGCGGGCGGGGGCTTCCTGCTCGGCGTCGCCGGCTTCACGTTTGCCCCGAGCCGGCACTCCCTCGTCTCCGCCGATGCCGCTGAGAGGGGTCAGCTCACCACCTGGATCACCATCACGCCCGACAACTTCGTCACCATCCTGATCCCGCACTGCGAGATGGGACAGGGCACGCCGACGGCGCTGGCGATGATGGCGGCCGAGGAACTGGAAGCGGACTGGTCGCTGGTCCGCGTGCAGGAGGCGCCGGCGCTGGACGAGTACGCCAACGGCTACATCATCCGCGCCATGGGCGGCGGCTATGTGCCTGCCGTGCTTGGGCGCGGTGTGGACTACGGCGCCTACAAGTTGACTGAGTGGATCGGCCTGATGGTGACGGGCGGTTCCACGGCGGTCAGGGGCACCGGCGAATGGGGCATGCGCGTGGCCGGGGGCGCCGCGAAGGAGATGCTGCTGGCCGCCGCGGCCCAGCAGTGGGGCGTGCCCGCCTCCGAGTGCGCGGCCAAGGGGTCGCGCGTCACCCACGCGGCATCCGGTCGTGGCAGCACGTTCGGTGAGCTCGCCCGCTCGGCGGCCACGCAGTCGGTACCAACCAGCCCCGCTCTCAAGGACCCGGGCACCTTCACCATCCGCCGCACCTCGGTGCCGCGGCGGGATCTCCCGTCCAAGGTGGATGGCAGCGCGAAGTACGCGATCGACTTCACCACGCCTGGCATGCTCTACGCCGCGGTCGAGATCGCACCGGTCCAGGGCGGCAAGCTGGTGTCGGTGGACACCACGCCGGCGGAGTCGATGCCGGGCGTGAAGAAGGTGGTGAAGCTGGACGAAGCGGTGGCGGTTGTCGCCGACAGCTTCTGGCGCGCGCGCCGCGCGCTGGCGGCGCTGAAGCCGGAGTTCAGTGACGCCGGGCACGGCGACGTCTCCACGGCGTCCATTTTCGCGGCGTTCGACAAGGCGCTCGGAGCGCCTCCTGAGGTGCCGAAAGGCGCGGCCAAGGTCGTGACGGCGGATTACCGCGCGCCGTTCCTGGCGCACGCGACGATGGAGCCCATGGTCTGCACGGTGAAGGTCGAAGGCGACCACGCCGAGGTGTGGACCGGCGTGCAGGATCCCCTCAACGCGCGCTCGGTCGCCGCCAAGGCGCTCGGCATCGACGTCGAGAATGTGCGGCTCACGAACTTTTTGCTGGGCGGCGGCTTCGGCCGGCGCCTGCCGTTCACGTTCGACTACGTGGATCTGGCGGCGCGCGTGGCAAAGGCGGTCTCCCCCACCGCGGTCAAGACCATCTGGACGCGCGAGAACGACACCCGGCATGACTACTACCGTCCGGCGGCGATGTCACGCCACGCCGGCGCGCTGGACGCCAACGGCGTGCCGCTGGCCGCGCACTCGAACTACACGGGTGGCGGCAACAGCGAAGCGGTCTTCATGCCCTACGCGATTGCCGAGAAGGACACCGACGAGAAGAAGGCCGATCACCCGATCCGGCTTGGGCAGTGGCGATCGGTGCTCAACTCGCAGCACGGGTTCTTCAAGGAGTCGTTCATCGACGAGATGGCGATCGCGGCCGGCAAGGACCCGTTCGAATTCCGGCGCGGCCTGCTCGGCGAGCAACCGCGCTTCAAGGCGGCGCTCGAGAAGGCGGCGGCCATGTCCGGCTGGGGCACGCCGCTCCCGCCTGGTGAAGGACGCGGCATTGCCATCTGCGAGAGCTTCGGTTCCATCGCCGCCGAAGTGGTGCACGTGGCGGTGTCCCCCGAAGGCAAGCTCAAGGTGCTGAACGTCTACGCGGCCGTGGACTGCGGCGACGTGGTCAACATCGACAGCGCCACCGCGCAGGTGGAGGGCGGCATCATCTACGCGTTGTCGGCGGCGCTGCTGAGCGAGATCAACATTGCCCAGGGCCGGATCGTGGAGACGAACTTCCGCGACTACCCGATGATTCACATCGCCGATGCGCCGAAGGTCACGACGGCGTTCATCCGGTCCGATGCCGCGCTCGGCGGCCTCGGCGAGCCACCGGTGCCGCCACTGGCGCCGGCGCTCGCGAATGCGATCCACGCCGCCACCGGTATCCGGGTCCGGGAGCTGCCGATCAGGAAAACGCCGTTGAAGCTCTGA
- a CDS encoding MarR family transcriptional regulator codes for MCAKPKGPQACEAWQLLVRFSFTQRSNLPPLAAELELSPAQCHLLNLIEPDRPMPMGQLAGALSCDASNVTGLVDRLESRGLLQRRPSDEDRRVKVLSLTPLGARLRAALLERMTAPPPTLARLSREEQRALVGLLRRLLE; via the coding sequence ATGTGCGCGAAGCCCAAGGGCCCGCAGGCGTGCGAGGCGTGGCAGCTCCTGGTGCGCTTTTCCTTCACGCAGCGGTCCAACCTGCCGCCCCTCGCCGCCGAGCTCGAGTTGTCTCCCGCGCAGTGCCACCTGCTCAACCTGATCGAGCCCGATCGGCCGATGCCGATGGGGCAGCTGGCGGGCGCGCTGTCGTGCGACGCCTCGAACGTGACCGGGCTGGTCGATCGGCTGGAGTCGCGCGGGTTGCTGCAGCGGCGTCCGTCCGACGAGGATCGGCGGGTCAAGGTGCTCAGCCTCACGCCGCTGGGGGCGAGGCTGCGGGCGGCACTGCTCGAGCGGATGACGGCGCCGCCGCCGACGCTGGCGCGGCTGTCGCGGGAAGAGCAGCGGGCGCTGGTGGGGCTGCTGCGGCGCCTGCTCGAGTAA
- a CDS encoding DUF5916 domain-containing protein, whose translation MRFLLAFAVLLFQTHPAFAQQSPATLGGDGAAAPDQPNAMVRAADGRATIRAIKLTEPLRLDGQLDEAFYRTAPGFGGLLQVAPLYGQPASERTEIWVSFDRDNIYVSARCWDTAPPEKWIANELRRDTNQMRQNDHFGVGFDTFNDRRSGYMFYANPIGGFSDYSVVDEGAPNTDWNPVWTAKTGRFDGGWTIEMVFPFKSLRYTSGSDQVWGIQFRRSVRRKNEWTYWTPVPRNMAGPMALNRVSAFGTVVGLDLPPAGRNLEFKPYTLGRSSTDRLQQPPVSNDKDGEFGGDLKYGITANLTADLTVNTDFAQVEIDEQQVNLTRFNLFLPEKRDFFLEGRGLFDFARGGSGSGGGGGGSSDQPYMFYSRRIGLNRGRVVPIDVGGRLTGKVGAFGVGVMNIQAGDDSVSGSPATNFTVLRVKRDILRRSTIGAMFTNRNQSSATAGGSNQAFGVDSAFGFYQNVAVTGYYARTETTGLTGDAASFQGKFDWVPDRYGVSASVLKVGKDFNPEVGFLRRTNFTRSFASGRFSPRPRRLRAVRKFTFEGSLEYFENGGGAVESRQQTGRFNAELDNSDTVNIEANANYDLLLAPFSPASGVTIPHGGYHYNDVTISYNMGQQRRVSGNVGLQLGEYYSGTIKALTFSQGRISILKQLSVEPRVTLNRVELPTGSFTTRQFGARTDYGFSPRMFASALLQYSSNDKTFSSNVRFRWEYRPGSEFFVVWTDEQDTNPLDPRAGRFTLKNRAFVVKMTRLFRF comes from the coding sequence GTGCGTTTCCTGTTAGCGTTCGCCGTCCTCCTTTTCCAGACTCATCCCGCCTTCGCGCAGCAGTCGCCAGCCACCCTCGGGGGGGATGGCGCGGCTGCGCCAGACCAGCCGAACGCCATGGTACGGGCCGCCGACGGCCGGGCGACGATCCGGGCCATCAAGCTCACCGAACCGCTGCGCCTTGACGGCCAATTGGACGAAGCGTTCTATCGCACCGCGCCCGGGTTCGGCGGTCTGTTGCAGGTGGCGCCGCTTTACGGCCAGCCAGCATCTGAGAGGACCGAGATCTGGGTGTCGTTCGACCGCGACAACATCTACGTTTCGGCGAGGTGCTGGGACACGGCGCCACCGGAGAAGTGGATTGCCAACGAGCTGCGCCGCGACACCAACCAGATGCGGCAGAACGATCACTTCGGCGTCGGGTTCGACACCTTCAACGATCGCCGCAGTGGCTACATGTTTTACGCCAACCCGATCGGCGGCTTCTCCGATTATTCGGTCGTCGACGAAGGCGCGCCGAACACCGACTGGAATCCGGTCTGGACCGCGAAGACTGGCCGTTTCGATGGCGGCTGGACCATCGAGATGGTGTTCCCATTCAAGTCGCTGCGCTACACCTCCGGCTCGGACCAGGTGTGGGGCATCCAGTTCCGCCGCTCGGTCCGCCGCAAGAACGAGTGGACCTACTGGACGCCGGTGCCCCGCAACATGGCGGGGCCGATGGCGCTCAACCGCGTGTCGGCATTCGGCACCGTGGTGGGCCTCGACCTGCCGCCGGCCGGCCGCAACCTGGAGTTCAAGCCCTACACGCTCGGCCGCAGCTCCACCGATCGGCTGCAGCAGCCGCCGGTGTCGAACGACAAGGACGGCGAGTTCGGGGGCGACCTGAAGTACGGCATCACCGCGAACCTGACCGCCGACCTCACCGTGAACACCGACTTCGCGCAGGTGGAAATCGATGAGCAGCAGGTCAACCTGACGCGGTTCAACCTGTTCCTGCCAGAGAAGCGCGACTTCTTTCTCGAGGGGCGCGGCCTGTTCGACTTCGCGCGCGGCGGCTCCGGGTCGGGCGGCGGTGGCGGCGGCAGCAGCGACCAGCCCTACATGTTCTACAGTCGGCGCATCGGCCTCAACCGCGGCCGCGTCGTCCCCATCGACGTCGGCGGGCGGCTCACCGGCAAGGTCGGCGCCTTCGGCGTCGGCGTGATGAACATCCAGGCCGGCGATGACAGCGTGTCCGGGTCACCGGCCACCAACTTCACCGTGCTGCGCGTGAAGCGCGACATCCTGCGGCGCAGCACCATCGGCGCCATGTTCACCAACCGCAACCAGTCGAGCGCGACGGCCGGCGGTAGCAACCAGGCCTTCGGCGTGGACTCGGCCTTCGGCTTCTACCAGAACGTCGCCGTGACCGGCTACTACGCCCGCACCGAGACCACGGGCCTCACGGGGGACGCCGCGAGCTTCCAGGGCAAGTTCGACTGGGTGCCGGACCGCTACGGCGTGAGCGCCAGCGTGCTGAAGGTGGGGAAGGACTTCAATCCGGAGGTCGGCTTCCTGCGGCGGACGAACTTCACGCGATCGTTCGCGTCGGGGCGGTTCAGCCCCCGTCCACGGCGGCTGCGCGCGGTCCGCAAGTTCACCTTCGAGGGCAGCCTCGAGTATTTCGAGAATGGCGGCGGCGCCGTCGAGTCGCGGCAGCAGACCGGCCGCTTCAATGCCGAACTCGACAACAGCGACACGGTCAACATCGAGGCCAACGCCAACTACGATCTGTTGCTGGCGCCGTTCTCGCCGGCGTCGGGTGTGACCATTCCGCACGGCGGGTATCACTACAACGATGTCACCATTTCCTACAACATGGGCCAGCAGCGCCGCGTGTCGGGCAACGTCGGGCTGCAGCTCGGCGAGTACTACAGCGGGACGATCAAGGCGCTGACGTTCTCACAGGGACGCATCTCGATCCTGAAGCAGTTGTCGGTGGAGCCCCGCGTGACGCTCAACCGCGTGGAGCTGCCGACCGGCAGCTTCACCACGCGCCAGTTCGGCGCCCGCACCGACTACGGCTTCTCGCCGCGCATGTTCGCCAGCGCGCTCCTGCAGTACAGCTCGAACGACAAGACCTTCAGCAGCAACGTCCGGTTCCGGTGGGAATACCGTCCGGGCAGCGAGTTCTTCGTGGTGTGGACGGACGAGCAAGACACCAACCCGCTCGATCCCCGAGCCGGCCGGTTCACCCTGAAGAACCGCGCCTTCGTCGTCAAGATGACGCGGCTGTTCCGGTTCTAG
- a CDS encoding DUF1552 domain-containing protein, with protein sequence MYITQKHISRRTALKGVGVTMALPFLEAMIPARATFAQARGKVRLAAIEMVHGSAGSTAFGIKKNLWAPAAVGRDFDLSPSSLAPLEPFRNDITIISNTDVRNAEAFTAPEIGGDHFRSSAVFLTQMHPKQTQGSDVFVGTSLDQYYAQRNGQTTAIPSMQLCIENVDQAGGCSYGYSCTYTDSISWAAPNQPLPMVRDPRTVFDLLFGVGATPAERQERRGEDKSILDWLGTAVSRLNKNLGAADKARLADYLEDVREIERRIQQIEAANSTGEQRELPGAPVGVPDSFEQHVKLMFDLQALAFASDTTRVFAFKMGRDASNRVYPDSGYKAAFHSASHHQDRDERITDFAKINKYHISMLPYFLSKLKNTPDGEGNLLDNTLVVYGSPMGNSNVHNHKRCPLFLAGHAGGALKGGLHLKAADGTPMANVMLSVTHLLGMDDFKTFGDSTAAYDLNTVPATTAAAE encoded by the coding sequence ATGTACATCACGCAGAAGCACATTTCCCGCCGTACGGCGCTCAAGGGCGTCGGCGTCACCATGGCCCTGCCGTTCCTCGAAGCCATGATCCCGGCCCGGGCCACCTTCGCGCAGGCGAGGGGCAAGGTCCGCCTGGCGGCCATTGAAATGGTGCACGGCTCCGCCGGCAGCACGGCGTTCGGCATCAAGAAGAACCTGTGGGCGCCGGCCGCAGTCGGCCGCGACTTCGACCTGTCGCCGAGCAGCCTGGCGCCGCTCGAGCCGTTCCGCAACGACATCACCATCATCAGCAACACCGACGTCCGCAACGCCGAGGCGTTCACGGCGCCGGAAATCGGCGGCGACCACTTCCGCTCGAGCGCGGTGTTCCTGACGCAGATGCACCCCAAGCAGACGCAGGGCTCGGACGTCTTCGTCGGCACCTCGCTGGACCAGTACTACGCGCAGCGCAACGGCCAGACCACCGCGATCCCGTCGATGCAGCTGTGCATCGAGAACGTGGATCAGGCGGGCGGCTGCTCGTATGGCTACTCGTGCACCTACACCGACTCGATCAGCTGGGCAGCGCCCAACCAGCCGCTGCCGATGGTCCGCGACCCGCGCACCGTGTTCGACCTGCTGTTCGGCGTCGGCGCCACGCCGGCGGAGCGCCAGGAACGGCGCGGGGAAGACAAGAGCATCCTCGACTGGCTGGGTACGGCCGTGTCTCGGCTCAACAAGAACCTCGGCGCCGCGGATAAGGCGCGCCTGGCCGACTACCTGGAGGACGTGCGCGAGATCGAGCGCCGCATCCAGCAGATCGAGGCCGCCAACAGCACCGGCGAGCAGCGCGAGCTGCCCGGCGCCCCCGTCGGCGTGCCCGACTCGTTCGAGCAGCACGTCAAGCTGATGTTCGACCTGCAGGCGCTGGCGTTCGCGTCGGACACCACGCGGGTGTTCGCCTTCAAGATGGGCCGCGATGCCTCCAACCGCGTCTATCCGGACAGCGGCTACAAGGCGGCGTTCCACTCGGCGTCGCACCACCAGGACCGCGACGAGCGCATCACCGACTTCGCCAAGATCAACAAGTACCACATCAGCATGCTTCCGTATTTCCTGTCGAAGCTGAAGAACACTCCCGACGGGGAAGGCAACCTGCTGGACAACACGCTGGTGGTCTACGGCTCGCCGATGGGCAACTCGAACGTCCACAACCACAAGCGCTGCCCGCTGTTCCTCGCCGGCCACGCCGGCGGCGCGCTCAAGGGCGGCCTGCACCTGAAGGCGGCCGACGGCACGCCGATGGCCAACGTGATGTTGTCGGTGACGCACCTGCTGGGCATGGACGACTTCAAGACGTTCGGCGACAGCACGGCGGCCTACGACTTGAATACAGTTCCGGCGACGACCGCGGCTGCTGAATAA